A genomic window from Heptranchias perlo isolate sHepPer1 chromosome 20, sHepPer1.hap1, whole genome shotgun sequence includes:
- the pcna gene encoding proliferating cell nuclear antigen — MFEARLVQGSILKKVLEALKDLITEACWDISSTGISLQSMDSSHVSLVQLTLRSDGFDTYRCDRNLAMGVNLSSMSKILKCAGNEDIITLRAEDNADTLALVFESQNQEKVSDYEMKLMDLDVEQLGIPEQEYSCVVKMPSGEFARICRDLSQIGDAVVISCAKDGVKFSASGELGTGNVKLSQTSNVDKEEEAVSIEMNEPVQLTFALRYLNFFTKATPLSPTVTLSMSADIPLVVEYKIADMGHIKYYLAPKIEDEETS; from the exons ATGTTTGAGGCTCGCCTGGTGCAGGGCAGCATCCTGAAGAAGGTGCTGGAAGCGCTGAAGGATCTGATCACCGAGGCCTGTTGGGACATCAGCTCGACCGGCATCAGCCTGCAGTCCATGGACAGCTCGCATGTCTCCCTGGTGCAGCTCACCCTCCGGAGTGACGGCTTCGACACCTACCGCTGCGACAGAAACCTAGCGATGGGGGTAAACCTCAGCAG CATGTCCAAAATTCTCAAATGTGCTGGCAATGAGGACATCATCACACTGAGAGCAGAGGACAACGCAGACACATTGGCGCTGGTGTTTGAGTCGCAGA ATCAGGAGAAAGTCTCCGACTATGAGATGAAGCTAATGGACTTGGACGTTGAACAGCTTGGAATTCCA GAGCAAGAGTACAGTTGTGTGGTAAAGATGCCATCTGGAGAATTTGCCCGGatctgcagagacttgagccagATTGGCGACGCTGTTGTGATCTCCTGTGCCAAGGATGGGGTGAAGTTCTCTGCTAGTGGGGAATTGGGAACTGGCAACGTTAAGCTGTCCCAGACCAGCAACGTAGACAAAGAGGAAGAAGCC GTGAGCATTGAGATGAACGAGCCCGTGCAGCTGACTTTTGCCCTGAGGTACCTGAACTTCTTCACGAAGGcaacccccctctccccaacaGTCACACTCAGCATGTCTGCAGACATTCCTCTAG TGGTGGAGTACAAGATTGCTGACATGGGACATATCAAGTATTACTTAGCTCCCAAGATTGAAGATGAAGAGACTTCTTAA